In Paraburkholderia terrae, the DNA window GCGAAAACCCATTCGAATGAATACCGCTCGACGCAAGACCGAGCACAACATCGCCCGGCACGATCTTGCTGCCGTCGATAATCTTGCTCTTTTCGACCGCACCGACGGCAAAACCCGCCAGGTCATACTCGCCATCCGGATACATGCCCGGCATTTCCGCCGTTTCGCCGCCGATCAGCGCGCAGCCAGCCAGCTCGCAGCCCTGCGCAATGCCCTTCACGACCGTCGCGGCCGTGCCGACGTCCAGCTTGCCGCACGCGAAGTAGTCGAGGAAAAACAGCGGCTCGGCACCCTGCACCAGAATGTCGTTGACGCTCATCGCGACGAGATCCTGGCCGACTGTGTCATGCTTGTTCAGCTGGAACGCCAGCTTCAGCTTCGTGCCGACGCCGTCCGTGCCCGATACGAGCACCGGCTCCTTGTACTTTTTCGGCACTTCGAACAGCGCGCCGAACCCACCGATGCCGCCCAGCACGCCGTCGCGCAGCGTCTTCTTGGCAAAGGGCTTGATCGCGTCGACGAGGGCGTCGCCCGCGTCGATGTCCACACCCGCGTCGCGATACGACAAACCTTGGGCCGAATCAGGGGAATTCGGGGCGGATTTCGGTTGATTCATGGGGGGAGAGCTCGAAGGTCGGTAAAATGCGATTTTACCCGATGCCGGCCGCACGGCTGGAATTTGAGACGCCGACACGACACCAGGGAAACCCGTTTTGCAGCAAAACAGTCCGATCCTCACGCCGTATCAGCGCCGCGCCTTTATCTGGCTTGCCATTGCGCTGGCCGTCGGCATTCTGCTCTGGCTGTTGAGCCCCGTGCTCACGCCGTTCCTGCTTGGCGCGATCCTCGCCTATATCCTGCAGCCCGGCGTCGCGTGGATGACCCGCCGGCGCGTCCCGCGCGGCGTCGCCGCACTGCTGATGATCCTGTTCTTCGCCCTGATCGTCACGCTGCTGGGGCTGCTCGTGCTGGGCGTCATCCAGAAGGAAGTGCCGCAGCTCAAGCAGCAGGTGCCCTCGTTCTTCTCGCATCTGCACGGCTGGCTGCAGCCCAAGCTGGCGTTGCTGGGCATCATCGATCCGCTCGATTTCGCGAGCGTCCGCGACGTGGTGATGGGTCAGCTCGAAGGCAGCGCGCAGACGGTCGTGCTGTACGCGTGGACCTCGATCCGCACCAGTTCGAATGTGATGATCACCGTGGTCGGCAACGTCGTGATGGTGCCGCTCGTGCTGTTCTATCTGCTGTACGACTGGAACGCGATGCTCGCGCGCCTGCGCGGCTTCATCCCGCGCCGCTTTTTCGCGAAGACGATCCATCTCGCGCGCGACATGGATCACATGCTGTCGCAATATCTGCGCGGCCAGTTGCTCGTGATGGGCGTGCTTGCCGTGTTCTATGCGGCCGCGCTGTATATCGCCGGGTTCGAGATCGCGCTGCCCGTGGGCATCTTCACGGGGCTCGCCGTCTTCATTCCGTATATCGGCTTCGCGACGGGCCTCGCGCTCGCGCTTCTCGCCGCGCTGCTTCAATTTGGCGACTGGTACGGGTTCGGCGCCGTCGCTGTGATCTACGGCGTGGGTCAGATACTCGAAAGTTTCTTCCTGACGCCGCGGCTCGTCGGCGAACGGATCGGCCTGCATCCGCTCGCGGTGATCTTCGCGCTGCTCGCGTTCGGCCAGTTGTTCGGCTTTTTCGGCGTGCTGATCGCGCTGCCCGTCAGCGCGATACTGTCTGTCGCGTTCCGCGAGTTGCGGCAGAGTTATCTGTCCAGCTCGCTTTACAAGAACTGATCGCTTATCGGTTCGCATATCGGTCATTAACGGCTTATCTATTGTGTCGCGCCAATTGACGCTCGATCTCGGCACCCCGCCGCCATCGACATTCGACAACTTCTTCGCCGGCGCCAACGCCGAGCTGGTCACGCGCCTGCGCGAGCTGGACGCGGCGCTCGCGGCCGGCCCGGTCGCGGACCGCACGTTCTACGTCTGGGGCGAGACGGGCAGCGGCCGCACGCATCTGCTGGAGGCGCTCGTGCATGAAGCGCCGCCAGGCCACGCGCGCTACGCCGGCCCGCAGAGCAGCCTTGCAGCTTTCGCGTTCGACCCCGCCATCGCGCTGTATGCGATCGACGACTGTGACCGCCTGTCCGGCGCGCAGCAGATCGCGATGTTCAACCTGTTCAACGAAGTGCGCGCGCATCCGACCAGCGCGCTCGTCGCCGCGGGCAACGCCGCGCCGATGGGCCTCGACGTGCGCGAAGACCTGCGCACGCGCCTCGGCTGGGGTCTCGTGTTCCATGTCGCGCCGCTCGCCGACGATGGCAAGGCGGCCGTTCTGAAGCGCGCGGCGCGCGAGCGCGGCATCAATCTCGCCGACGACGTGCCCGCCTACCTGCTCACCCATTTCCGCCGCGACATGCCGAGCCTGATGGCATTGCTCGACGCGCTCGACCGCTTTTCGCTCGAGCAGAAGCGCGCCGTCACGCTGCCGCTTTTGCGCACGATGCTCGCGTCGCCCGACGGCGCCAGCACTGCGAGCGGCACGGTCGACGCCCCGCGTCGCGCGGCTGCTCAGGCTTCATCATCCGCTTCAAGTAAAATAGTCCCCCATGGCTAACCTCGCTCTCTTCGACCTCGATCACACGCTCATCCCCACCGACAGCGACCACGAATGGGGCCGCTTCATGGTGAAACTCGGCATTGTCGAAGCCGAAAGTTTCGCGCGTGAAAACGATCGCTTCTTTGCCGACTACAAGGCCGGCAAGCTCGACATTCATGCCTATCTGGTCGCGATGCTGACGCCGCTGGCGAAATACCCGCGCTCGCAGCTGAAAACGTGGCACGACCAGTACATGCATGAGGTCATCAAACCCGCCATCGTGCCCGCCGCGATGGAACTGGTGCGCAAGCATCGCGACGCGGGCGACCTGTGCTGCATGGTCACCGCGACCAACGAATTCATCACCGCGCCGATCGCCGAAGTGTTCGGCGTCGAGAAGCTGATCGCGTGCGAAGTGGAGACGATCGACGGTCACCCCGCATCGGACTACACCGGCTACCCGAAAGGCACGCCGAGCTACCGTGAAGGCAAGATCGTGCGCACGGAAGAATGGCTCGCGTCGATCGGTAAAACATGGTCGGACTTCGAACGCAGCTATTTCTACAGCGATTCGCATAACGACATCCCGCTGCTCGAAAAGGTCACCGACCCGATCGCGACCAACCCGGACGACACGCTACGCGCACATGCCCAGAAGCATGGCTGGCGCATCCTCGAACTCTTTCAACCCTCGTGATCAAGAAACTCATTCGCAAGCTGTTCGGACAGGACGCAGAGCCCGCTGACGAAGCCGCGCCTCCCGCAGAAGCAGACGACTACGCTGTGCCGGAAGAGCGCGCGCACACTAGCCGCTCACCCCGTACGTCATCGAAAGCTGGCGCTGCATCGTCGAAGGGCGGTACGCGCCGCAAGCCGGCGCCAGCAGCCGTACACGAGCCGGACGCGCCCGTCATCATCTCGTCGGACATTCACGGCATCGACCCATCGCTGATTTCGCGCAACGCGATCCGCGTGACGGAAGGCCTGCAACAGGCGGGCTTTCGCGCGTTCATCGTGGGCGGCGCCGTGCGCGATCTGCTGCTCGGCATCGCGCCGAAGGACTTCGACGTCGCCACGGACGCCACGCCCGAACAGGTGCAGAAGCTGTTCCGCCGCGCGCGCATCATCGGGCGGCGATTCCAGATCGTACACGTGCAGTTCGGCCAGGAAATCATCGAAACGTCGACCTTCCGCGCACTCGTGGACGCCCCGCCCGCCGATGCCGACGCCCCGCCGCCGCGCCGCCTGAAGCGCGACGAGCTGGACCGTCGCACGCATGCCGTCGATGCCAGCGGCCGCGTGCTGCGCGACAACGTCTGGGGCGAGCAGCACGAAGACGCCACGCGCCGCGACTTCACCGTCAACGCGATGTACTACGATCCCGCGACGCAAACCGTGCTCGACTACCACAACGGCATGGCCGATGTGCGCGCGCGCTTGCTGCGCATGATCGGCGATCCGGCAACGCGCTATCGCGAAGACCCGGTGCGCATGCTGCGCGTCGTGCGCTTCGCCGCGAAGCTCGATTTCGATATCGACGAAGCGACGCGCGCGCCCATCACCGAACTCGCCGATCTGATCAACAACGTGCCCGCTGCGCGTCTGTTCGACGAGATGCTCAAGCTGCTGCTGTCGGGCCATGCGCTCGCGTGCCTGCAGCGTCTGCGCAAGGAAGGCTTGCATCACGGTCTCTTGCCGCTGCTCGACGTCGTGCTCGAACAGCCGCATGGCGAGAAGTTCATCACGCTCGCGTTGAACAACACCGACGCGCGCGTGCGCGCCGGCAAGCCGGTGTCGCCGGGCTTCCTGTTCGCCACCCTGCTGTGGCACGACATGCAGCAACGCTGGCAGCAGTACGAGGCGAACGGCGAGTTCCCCGTGCCCGCGCTGCATCGCGCGATGGACGACGTGCTCGACATGCAGACCGAAAAGCTCGCCATCCACAAACGCTTCTCGTCGGATATGCGCGAGATCTGGGGCCTGCAGCATCGCCTCGAAAAACGCTCGGGCCGCAGCGCGCTGAAGTTGCTGGAACACCAAAGATTTAGAGCGGGGTATGATTTCCTCCTGTTGCGCTGCGAATCGGGCGAACTGGATGAGTCGGTCGGTTCGTGGTGGACGGAGTTCATCGAAGGAGACATCGCCGCGCGCGAAGCACTGCTTACGCAAGGCGGGAAGGACCGGGCGCCCAGAAAACGACGGCGGCGTAGCAACAGCCGAAACCGCAGCAAACAGGGCGACGGAATGGAGGGCGGCACGGCTTCAGAAAACCGCGCAGCAGACGATGCGAGCCACGACGGCCCGCATGAGGACTGACGCATTTCTGGCGCGCGCCGTCGAACGAAAGTTGCAGGAAGTTATGCCATGACGGTTGCCTATCTCGGCCTCGGCGCGAACCTCGGGGACGCGCGCCAGACCCTGAAAGACGCGGTGGTGTGTCTCGCACAACAGCACACCGTCACCGTGCTCGCGAAATCGAGCCTTTATAGAACGGCCCCGATCGACGCGGGCGGCGACGATTATCTGAATCTCGTCGTCAAGCTCGACACCACGCTGCCCGTTCGCCATCTGCTCGCGCTGTGTCACAAGATCGAGCATCACTTTGGCCGTGAGCGCCCCTTTCGTAACGCGCCGCGCACGCTCGATCTCGACATTCTGCTGTTTGGCGAGCACGCCATCGACGAACCCGATCTGATCGTCCCGCATCCGCGCATGACGGAGCGTGCGTTCGTGCTCGTGCCGCTCGTCGAAATCGAACCCGCGCTGATCATCCCGCAACGCGGCCGCGCCGATGCGTTTCTGGCAGCCGTCGCCGATCAGCGCATCGAAAAAATGAAATCTCCTTGCCAGTGCGTCGCGCCCAACCCGGCCGATGCGCTCCGCACGGACGACGCCAGTAACGATACGCCCAAGGGCGGCTGCCCATGAACTCCCTGCCGATGTCCGCCCCGCCGCTCACCGTCACGGCGCCCCACTTGCGTCCGCCGCACGGCTATCTGACGATCGAAGGGCCGATCGGCGTCGGCAAGACGTCGCTTGCACGCCGGCTCGCGCAACGCTGGTCGATGCACGAGTTGTTCGAGCGTCCGCAGGACAATCCGTTTCTCGAGCGCTTTTATCGAGACACGTCGCGCTATGCACTGCCCGCGCAGCTGAGCTTCGCGCTGCAGCGCGCGCAGCAGGTGCAGGACATCAGCGCGCTGCGCACGGCAGGCACGCCGCTCATCACCGATTTCATGACGCAGAAGAACGACATCTTCGCGCGCCTGACGCTACAGGACGACGAGTACCCGCTGTATCGCGCGCTCGCGGCGAAGCTGGATGTGCCCGGTCCGTCGCCGGATCTGATCATCTATCTGCAGGCGAGTCCCGAAGTGCTGTTCTCGCGCATTCAAAAGCGCGCGGTGCCGATGGAACTGCAGATTTCAGATGCGTACCTGCGCTCGCTGTGCGACGCGTACAACGACTTCTTCTATCACTACGACGGCGCGCCCGTTCTCACGGTCAGTGCCGAACACCTGAATCCGCTCGAATCCGACGCGGACCTTGCTTTGCTCGTCGAACGCATCGAATCGATGCGCGGGCGCAAGGAATTCTTTGTCAAAGGCGGCATGCTATAGCGTCTGGCTGTAGCGTGTAGCCGCGTTCCCAATGGATCACCCATGACCTACTTGCAGGAGACGAGCCGCAGCGCCGTCACCGTCCCGAAACTCCAGGCGATGCGCGAAGCCGGTGACAAGATCGTGATGCTCACGTGCTACGACGCGAGCTTCGCGGCGCTGCTCGATCGCGCGGGCGTCGATTCACTGCTGATCGGCGATTCGCTCGGCAACGTGCTGCAAGGCCAGAGCACGACGCTGCCCGTCACGATCGACGAAATCGCGTATCACACGGCCTGTGTCGCGCGGGCGAAGCCGTCAGCGCTGATCGTCGCCGACATGCCGTTCGGCACCTACGGCACGCCCGCCGACGCGTTCACGAACGCCGTCAAGCTGATGCAGGCAGGCGCGCAGATGGTGAA includes these proteins:
- the purM gene encoding phosphoribosylformylglycinamidine cyclo-ligase, with the protein product MNQPKSAPNSPDSAQGLSYRDAGVDIDAGDALVDAIKPFAKKTLRDGVLGGIGGFGALFEVPKKYKEPVLVSGTDGVGTKLKLAFQLNKHDTVGQDLVAMSVNDILVQGAEPLFFLDYFACGKLDVGTAATVVKGIAQGCELAGCALIGGETAEMPGMYPDGEYDLAGFAVGAVEKSKIIDGSKIVPGDVVLGLASSGIHSNGFSLVRKVIERAQPDLNADFDGRSLADALMAPTHIYVKPLLALMQQLEVKGMAHITGGGLVENIPRVLREGLTAELDHRAWPLPPLFVWLQKHGGVADAEMHRVFNCGIGMAVIVSAADADKATGLLSAAGEEVWKIGVVRESKEGEAQTVVV
- a CDS encoding AI-2E family transporter translates to MQQNSPILTPYQRRAFIWLAIALAVGILLWLLSPVLTPFLLGAILAYILQPGVAWMTRRRVPRGVAALLMILFFALIVTLLGLLVLGVIQKEVPQLKQQVPSFFSHLHGWLQPKLALLGIIDPLDFASVRDVVMGQLEGSAQTVVLYAWTSIRTSSNVMITVVGNVVMVPLVLFYLLYDWNAMLARLRGFIPRRFFAKTIHLARDMDHMLSQYLRGQLLVMGVLAVFYAAALYIAGFEIALPVGIFTGLAVFIPYIGFATGLALALLAALLQFGDWYGFGAVAVIYGVGQILESFFLTPRLVGERIGLHPLAVIFALLAFGQLFGFFGVLIALPVSAILSVAFRELRQSYLSSSLYKN
- the hda gene encoding DnaA regulatory inactivator Hda — encoded protein: MSRQLTLDLGTPPPSTFDNFFAGANAELVTRLRELDAALAAGPVADRTFYVWGETGSGRTHLLEALVHEAPPGHARYAGPQSSLAAFAFDPAIALYAIDDCDRLSGAQQIAMFNLFNEVRAHPTSALVAAGNAAPMGLDVREDLRTRLGWGLVFHVAPLADDGKAAVLKRAARERGINLADDVPAYLLTHFRRDMPSLMALLDALDRFSLEQKRAVTLPLLRTMLASPDGASTASGTVDAPRRAAAQASSSASSKIVPHG
- a CDS encoding HAD family hydrolase, with protein sequence MANLALFDLDHTLIPTDSDHEWGRFMVKLGIVEAESFARENDRFFADYKAGKLDIHAYLVAMLTPLAKYPRSQLKTWHDQYMHEVIKPAIVPAAMELVRKHRDAGDLCCMVTATNEFITAPIAEVFGVEKLIACEVETIDGHPASDYTGYPKGTPSYREGKIVRTEEWLASIGKTWSDFERSYFYSDSHNDIPLLEKVTDPIATNPDDTLRAHAQKHGWRILELFQPS
- the pcnB gene encoding polynucleotide adenylyltransferase PcnB — protein: MIKKLIRKLFGQDAEPADEAAPPAEADDYAVPEERAHTSRSPRTSSKAGAASSKGGTRRKPAPAAVHEPDAPVIISSDIHGIDPSLISRNAIRVTEGLQQAGFRAFIVGGAVRDLLLGIAPKDFDVATDATPEQVQKLFRRARIIGRRFQIVHVQFGQEIIETSTFRALVDAPPADADAPPPRRLKRDELDRRTHAVDASGRVLRDNVWGEQHEDATRRDFTVNAMYYDPATQTVLDYHNGMADVRARLLRMIGDPATRYREDPVRMLRVVRFAAKLDFDIDEATRAPITELADLINNVPAARLFDEMLKLLLSGHALACLQRLRKEGLHHGLLPLLDVVLEQPHGEKFITLALNNTDARVRAGKPVSPGFLFATLLWHDMQQRWQQYEANGEFPVPALHRAMDDVLDMQTEKLAIHKRFSSDMREIWGLQHRLEKRSGRSALKLLEHQRFRAGYDFLLLRCESGELDESVGSWWTEFIEGDIAAREALLTQGGKDRAPRKRRRRSNSRNRSKQGDGMEGGTASENRAADDASHDGPHED
- the folK gene encoding 2-amino-4-hydroxy-6-hydroxymethyldihydropteridine diphosphokinase, whose protein sequence is MTVAYLGLGANLGDARQTLKDAVVCLAQQHTVTVLAKSSLYRTAPIDAGGDDYLNLVVKLDTTLPVRHLLALCHKIEHHFGRERPFRNAPRTLDLDILLFGEHAIDEPDLIVPHPRMTERAFVLVPLVEIEPALIIPQRGRADAFLAAVADQRIEKMKSPCQCVAPNPADALRTDDASNDTPKGGCP
- a CDS encoding deoxynucleoside kinase: MSAPPLTVTAPHLRPPHGYLTIEGPIGVGKTSLARRLAQRWSMHELFERPQDNPFLERFYRDTSRYALPAQLSFALQRAQQVQDISALRTAGTPLITDFMTQKNDIFARLTLQDDEYPLYRALAAKLDVPGPSPDLIIYLQASPEVLFSRIQKRAVPMELQISDAYLRSLCDAYNDFFYHYDGAPVLTVSAEHLNPLESDADLALLVERIESMRGRKEFFVKGGML